A window of the Lactuca sativa cultivar Salinas chromosome 5, Lsat_Salinas_v11, whole genome shotgun sequence genome harbors these coding sequences:
- the LOC111880562 gene encoding protein VARIATION IN COMPOUND TRIGGERED ROOT growth response: MASPGAYNVFLSFRGEDTRHSFTDHLYEALKRAGISTFRDDEEIKRGEELQQEIERVIKECRASVVVFSEKYGTSTWCLDELALILQQRRECNHFVLPVFYHVDPSDVRKQSNTFSIEVKACSRWTDDNVNLWKKALTEVADLAGMVLCGSEAKFLKEIVDIIYNKLDRKEVNLPPNITGIATRYGEISSWLNKPNVEFLAICGMGGSGKTTLAKYIYNSNWKTYENMSFIEGISHICEGPDGLRMLQEQLLKGILGGKKRKIPSVFEGTWEIQEALQTKRSLIVLDDIAEDSQLVALLGTGEINAQSKIIITTTRENTENWFKSTNWRCQDYKMTLLNDDESLELLSRHAFGSKAPKEGFEELAVQAVEYCEGNPLALEVLASSLSNNNTILHWKSQLKLLEKDIHSRIQNVLMMSYKSLSFDSEKELFLHIACFFVGKDMDYVVKILEHDYSALSGIKSLSNRCLLFVSPNNKLMMHRLLQELGKNIVRQESKFPAKRSRVWLSSDSYKILIHGEGSETMEGLALDMQMLEEQKFAFKSSNLKTDALQKMDNLKLLQLNIGPLSGSYENFSKDLRWLCWLGSHLRTIPSDLFMGNLVALDMSYSSLEVFEPPMVLQSLQILNLTGSHNLIQIRNMSMIPHLETFILWNCQNLVSVCESIGDLKSLVLLNMTGCKNLCMSEKTDQLLGLEASTSGGEVAEQPNFFFPRSLHRLFLKDCNLDCTDSFPLSFSDQPSLQYLNLGNSLFEFLPCYDHLKNLRVLDLSLCSRLKRLLCLPSTLAELYIYYCTSLEEISFQSHRFTLQEFGYEGCISLCEIEGFIKLVPVAKLGEIDLGHMKWLKEYQNHEVNLIGDDELTKGRSSCVQMLYEFNIMSTSLPDMKYPNIKPTYVSELSSFSFEVPPPPKNRSLKGLDVTFKYTISSDDDWVWFCKISTTNGVDLMYNPKVFGKPESGEVGIWLSYWPIGNTLDTGDNVNVSIIVISGLEVHKCGVSLIYTDDKVTEETLEENMEWIEVVGGDLSGFQLSTRAYYLCRRDFFELMEVGRLTPDWFNTLVGDTIECTEVRGWRKTGRPMQLNPSFSELKFVRCIIHGPESEDIYKIAEMSKSSSVDKTLEFTSSLLGETMKSSTSFKFSETTIKELNEIQESTSSPPRKKLKSLTTHGVTGGMEVQDGVQLPSQQIFGTLPRSPSDAHSTTSLQLRFQTKLLPTFFTGNRIESEDKSGIKVGLFDATSNEIVSSGPLSSQKIELVALDGDFTFDDNEDWSQSYFDAKVIYSRDGNRPLLKGDLVVTLKDGVAVLGNVYFTHYSSWSKKWVYRLGAKIQNKTAGFRIREARSQAFIVKDKRGDLYTKNYPPGLGDEIWRLEQIAKNGVLHKALSSHKIYTVKDFLRLYNTNESLLCRLLGGPDNKNSKKIIKHAKTCVLDEKLYIYNSNTDGFGILFNSVMEVVGATVDGKYHLSMNELSDSQKSMVEALKEQVYKNLEGVLPIDDVSMVAARVLETNLHGDPLRTASLDQLQITAEMDPFSNLSGWGEEV, translated from the exons ATGGCTTCTCCTGGAGCTTATAACGTTTTCCTAAGCTTTAGAGGCGAAGATACTCGTCATTCTTTTACTGATCATCTTTATGAGGCATTAAAGCGAGCAGGAATTAGTACATTTAGGGATGACGAAGAAATCAAAAGAGGCGAAGAACTACAGCAGGAGATCGAGAGAGTTATTAAAGAATGTAGGGCTTCAGTAGTTGTATTCTCAGAGAAGTATGGTACTTCAACTTGGTGCCTCGATGAGCTTGCATTGATCCTTCAACAAAGGAGGGAGTGCAATCACTTCGTTCTACCTGTTTTTTATCACGTCGATCCTTCCGATGTGAGGAAACAAAGTAACACTTTTTCTATCGAAGTCAAAGCATGTTCAAGGTGGACAGATGACAACGTGAACCTGTGGAAGAAAGCTCTTACAGAGGTTGCGGATTTGGCCGGCATGGTTTTGTGTGG GTCTGAAGCAAAGTTTCTGAAGGAAATTGTTGACATCATATACAATAAATTGGATCGAAAAGAAGTTAATCTTCCACCCAATATAACAGGTATTGCCACTCGATATGGGGAGATCAGTTCATGGTTAAACAAACCCAATGTTGAATTTTTAGCAATTTGTGGCATGGGTGGAAGTGGCAAGACAACTCTGGCCAAATATATCTACAATTCAAATTGGAAAACTTATGAAAACATGAGTTTTATTGAAGGCATTAGCCACATATGTGAAGGGCCTGATGGTTTGCGTATGCTACAAGAACAACTTCTCAAAGGTATTTTaggaggcaagaagaggaaaataCCTAGTGTTTTTGAAGGTACATGGGAGATTCAGGAGGCCTTACAAACAAAAAGGTCGCTTATTGTTCTTGATGACATTGCTGAAGATAGTCAGTTAGTTGCTTTACTTGGAACTGGGGAGATTAATGCACAAAGCAAGATTATCATAACAACAACCAGGGAAAATACAGAGAATTGGTTTAAGTCCACAAATTGGAGGTGTCAAGATTATAAAATGACATTATTGAATGATGATGAATCGTTAGAGCTTTTAAGTCGCCATGCCTTTGGTTCCAAAGCTCCTAAGGAAGGTTTCGAGGAGCTTGCAGTTCAAGCAGTAGAATATTGTGAAGGAAATCCTTTGGCTCTTGAAGTATTGGCTTCTTCTCTATCCAATAACAATACCATCTTACATTGGAAAAGCCAATTGAAATTACTGGAAAAAGATATTCATTCTAGAATTCAGAATGTTCTTATGATGAGCTACAAGTCATTGTCATTCGACTCAGAAAAAGAGTTGTTTTTGCATATCGCTTGTTTCTTTGTTGGCAAAGATATGGATTACGTGGTAAAGATATTGGAGCATGATTACTCTGCATTATCTGGGATCAAAAGCCTATCCAACAGATGCCTTCTTTTTGTTTCACCAAACAACAAACTCATGATGCATCGATTGCTCCAAGAGTTGGGGAAAAACATAGTTCGTCAAGAATCAAAATTCCCTGCAAAACGTAGTAGAGTCTGGCTTAGTAGCGACTCTTATAAGATATTGATTCACGGAGAG GGTTCAGAAACTATGGAAGGTTTAGCACTTGACATGCAAATGCTAGAGGAACAGAAGTTTGCCTTCAAG TCATCAAACCTCAAGACAGATGCACTTCAAAAGATGGATAATCTAAAATTGCTCCAACTAAACATTGGGCCGCTCTCTGGTTCCTACGAGAATTTTTCAAAAGACTTGAGATGGCTATGCTGGCTTGGGTCCCACTTAAGAACCATACCCTCTGACTTATTCATGGGAAACTTGGTGGCTCTAGATATGAGCTATAGCAGCTTGGAAGTATTTGAACCACCCATG gttcttcagtcactccagATTCTGAATCTTACAGGATCACACAATCTGATTCAAATCCGCAACATGTCCATGATCCCTCATCTGGAGACTTTTATTCTTTGGAACTGTCAGAATCTGGTTAGTGTTTGTGAAAGCATTGGAGACCTGAAAAGTCTTGTACTACTGAACATGACAGGGTGTAAAAACCTGTGCATGAGTGAGAAAACAGATCAGTTACTAGGTCTAGAAGCTTCTACCTCTGGTGGAGAAGTTGCAGAACAGCCTAATTTTTTCTTCCCACGTTCGTTACACCGGTTATTCCTCAAGGACTGCAATCTTGACTGTACTGATTCTTTTCCTCTGAGTTTTAGTGATCAACCATCTTTGCAGTACTTGAATTTAGGCAATAGTTTATTTGAGTTTCTGCCTTGTTATGATCATCTTAAAAATCTTCGGGTCCTTGACTTGAGTTTATGCTCAAGGCTTAAACGGCTTCTGTGTCTCCCAAGTACACTTGCAGAATTGTATATTTACTATTGTACATCACTGGAGGAAATAAGTTTCCAATCACATCGATTCACGTTGCAAGAGTTTGGCTATGAAGGCTGTATTAGTTTATGTGAAATTGAAGGCTTTATCAAATTGGTGCCTGTAGCCAAACTTGGAGAAATTGATTTGGGACATATGAAGTGGCTAAAAGAATATCAAAATCATGAGGTGAACCTGATTGGTGATGATGAGCTCACCAAAGGCAGAAGTTCGTGTGTCCAG ATGCTGTATGAATTCAATATAATGAGCACATCTCTGCCAGACATGAAGTATCCAAACATTAAGCCTACATATGTATCTGAGTTATCATCTTTCTCCTTTGAGGTGCCTCCGCCTCCCAAGAATAGAAGTCTCAAAGGACTTGATGTGACTTTCAAATATACAATATCAAGTGATGATGATTGGGTATGGTTCTGTAAGATCAGTACAACCAATGGTGTTGATTTGATGTACAACCCCAAAGTCTTTGGCAAACCTGAATCTGGTGAAGTTGGTATATGGTTGAGCTATTGGCCAATTGGAAATACATTGGACACTGGAGATAATGTCAACGTTTCTATCATTGTGATCAGTGGGCTGGAGGTACATAAATGTGGTGTGAGCCTTATTTATACTGATGATAAAGTAACCGAGGAAACCTTGGAAGAGAACATGGAATGGATAGAAGTTGTTGGAGGAGATTTGTCTGGATTTCAACTAAGCACACGAGCTTACTATCTTTGTCGACGTGATTTCTTTGAGTTAATGGAGGTTGGTAGACTGACTCCTGATTGGTTTAATACCTTAGTTGGTGATACCATCGAATGTACAG AGGTACGAGGATGGAGAAAGACAGGTCGACCTATGCAGTTGAATCCATCATTTTCTGAGTTAAAGTTTGTTAGATGCATCATCCATGGTCCTGAATCG GAGGACATTTACAAGATTGCAGAGATGTCAAAATCATCTTCTGTAGATAAAACATTGGAGTTCACATCAAGCTTGCTTGGGGAGACGATGAAATCTTCCACATCGTTTAAATTTAGTGAAACAACGATAAAG GAATTAAATGAGATTCAGGAGTCTACTTCAAGCCCACCTCGTAAGAAGTTGAAATCACTGACTACACATGGTGTTACTGGTGGAATGGAG GTGCAAGATGGGGTGCAGCTTCCATCTCAACAGATCTTTGGTACATTACCAAG ATCTCCGTCTGATGCGCATAGTACAACATCCCTGCAGCTTCGTTTCCAGACCAAGCTGCTTCCTACATTTTTCACTGGAAATAGGATAGAATCTGAGGACAAGAGTGGTATAAAAGTAGGCTTATTTGATGCTACTTCTAATGAGATTGTGTCATCTGGACCCTTATCTTCACAGAAGATAGAGCTTGTTGCTCTTGATGGTGATTTTACTTTTGATGACAATGAAGATTGGTCTCAGAGTTATTTTGATGCCAAAGTTATATATTCAAGAGATGGCAACAGGCCATTGCTGAAAGGTGATCTGGTGGTGACTTTGAAAGATGGAGTTGCTGTTTTAGGTAATGTATATTTTACTCATTATTCAAGCTGGAGTAAGAAATGGGTGTATAGGTTAGGGGCAAAAATCCAAAATAAAACTGCTGGATTCAGAATTAGAGAAGCAAGAAGCCAAGCGTTCATTGTAAAAGACAAGCGAGGAGATT TATATACCAAGAACTATCCTCCAGGATTGGGTGATGAGATTTGGCGTTTGGAACAGATAGCAAAAAATGGGGTTTTGCATAAAGCATTGTCATCACACAAAATATATACCGTGAAAGACTTTCTACGATTGTATAATACTAATGAGTCCTTACTTTGTAGG CTACTTGGTGGGCCGGATAACAAGAATTCGAAGAAGATTATCAAGCATGCAAAGACATGTGTTTTAGATGAAAAGCTTTACATATACAACAGTAATACAGATGGGTTTGGGATTTTGTTCAATTCTGTTATGGAAGTTGTGGGGGCAACCGTTGATGGAAAATATCATCTCTCCATGAATGAGCTTTCTGATTCCCAGAAG TCTATGGTGGAAGCTTTAAAGGAACAAGTTTACAAAAATTTGGAGGGGGTGTTACCGATAGATGATGTATCAATGGTCGCAGCTCGAGTCCTAGAAACTAACCTTCATGGTGATCCTCTTAGAACTGCTAGTTTAG ATCAACTGCAAATAACGGCAGAGATGGATCCCTTTTCTAATCTCTCTGGTTGGGGTGAAGAAGTATAG